A window of Pseudodesulfovibrio hydrargyri contains these coding sequences:
- a CDS encoding vitamin B12-dependent ribonucleotide reductase, with protein MPELKMPANLPDPIVNENAKIVLQRRYQRKDLDGVVYETVKELFWRVASAIAKEEAKYEKSTTKPAKLARDFYDLMTSYRFLPNSPTLMNAGTDLGQLAACFVLPVEDDIEGIFDAVKHAAMIHKSGGGTGFAFSRLRAKDSVVGSTGGVASGPLSFLKIFNCATEQIKQGGTRRGANMGILRIDHPDIMEFIKAKERDGDLNNFNLSVGLTEAFMQAVHDKADFELIAPNTGKAVGTLNAREVFNILVQKAWESGDPGIVFLDRINRDNPTPAMGEIESTNPCGEQPLLPYEACNLGSINLGLCFAKGKNGKDSEIDWDELKRIIHLSVRFLDNVIDASVYPLPQISDTVRKNRKIGLGVMGWADLLYQLNIPYNSQTAVDMAERVMKFVQAEARSASKQLAAERGQFTTYPESTFGAANLGPYRNATTTTIAPTGTLSIIAGCSSGVEPLFALSFVRNVMDNDKLVETNPYFEAALKDADAFSGKLMEEIAKVGSIKKMDHLPEHLRSVFVTSMDVEPIWHLKMQAAFQKYTDNAVSKTVNLPGSATKEDIWDIYWKAYEYGCKGVTVYRDGSKTSQVLCTGDAEKKKEEAAKGKSIVKDRPDVIYGFTQKIPTGLGMLFLTVNEVNNKPFEVFATIGKSGGSITAKAEAIGRLVSLALRSGVEVREIVQQLKGIGGENPKFMKKHLVKSIPDAIAYVFESRYLSGDHVDGEVASLNRELCPECGEPLVFEEGCHMCKSCAYTKCGG; from the coding sequence ATGCCAGAACTCAAAATGCCCGCCAATCTTCCGGACCCGATCGTCAATGAAAACGCAAAGATAGTTTTGCAGCGCAGATACCAGCGCAAGGACCTCGACGGGGTGGTCTACGAGACGGTCAAGGAGCTGTTCTGGAGGGTGGCCTCGGCCATTGCGAAGGAAGAGGCAAAGTACGAAAAATCCACCACCAAGCCCGCCAAGCTGGCCCGGGATTTCTACGACCTGATGACCTCCTACCGTTTCCTGCCCAACTCCCCCACCCTGATGAACGCGGGCACCGATCTCGGCCAGCTGGCCGCCTGCTTCGTCCTGCCCGTGGAGGACGACATCGAGGGCATCTTCGACGCGGTCAAACACGCGGCCATGATCCACAAGTCCGGCGGCGGCACGGGCTTCGCCTTCTCCCGCCTGCGGGCCAAGGACTCGGTGGTCGGCTCCACCGGCGGTGTGGCCTCGGGCCCCCTGTCCTTCCTCAAGATCTTCAACTGCGCCACCGAGCAGATCAAGCAGGGCGGCACCCGGCGCGGGGCCAACATGGGCATCCTGCGCATCGACCACCCGGACATCATGGAGTTCATCAAGGCCAAGGAGCGTGACGGCGACCTGAACAACTTCAACCTGTCCGTGGGCCTGACCGAGGCCTTCATGCAGGCCGTGCACGACAAGGCGGACTTCGAGCTCATCGCGCCCAACACCGGCAAGGCCGTGGGCACGCTCAACGCCCGCGAGGTCTTCAACATCCTGGTCCAGAAGGCCTGGGAGTCCGGCGATCCCGGCATCGTCTTCCTGGACCGCATCAACCGCGACAACCCGACCCCGGCGATGGGCGAGATCGAGTCCACCAACCCGTGCGGCGAACAACCCCTGCTGCCCTACGAGGCCTGCAACCTGGGCTCCATCAACCTCGGCCTGTGCTTTGCCAAGGGCAAGAACGGCAAGGACTCCGAGATCGACTGGGACGAACTCAAGCGGATCATCCACCTGTCCGTGCGCTTCCTGGACAACGTCATCGACGCCTCGGTCTACCCCCTGCCCCAGATCTCCGACACGGTGCGCAAGAACCGCAAGATCGGCCTGGGCGTCATGGGCTGGGCCGACCTGCTCTACCAGCTGAACATCCCCTACAACTCCCAGACCGCCGTGGACATGGCCGAACGGGTCATGAAGTTCGTCCAGGCCGAGGCCCGCAGCGCCTCCAAGCAGCTGGCGGCCGAGCGCGGCCAGTTCACGACCTACCCCGAGTCCACCTTCGGCGCGGCCAACCTGGGCCCGTACCGCAACGCCACGACCACGACCATCGCGCCCACCGGCACCCTGTCCATCATCGCGGGCTGCTCGTCCGGCGTGGAGCCGCTCTTCGCTCTCAGCTTCGTGCGCAACGTCATGGACAACGACAAGCTGGTCGAGACCAACCCGTATTTCGAGGCCGCCCTCAAGGATGCCGACGCCTTTTCCGGCAAACTCATGGAGGAGATCGCCAAGGTCGGGTCCATCAAGAAGATGGACCACCTGCCCGAGCACCTGCGCTCGGTCTTCGTGACCTCCATGGACGTGGAGCCCATCTGGCACCTCAAGATGCAGGCCGCCTTCCAGAAGTACACGGACAACGCGGTCTCCAAGACCGTCAACCTGCCGGGTTCCGCGACCAAGGAAGACATCTGGGACATCTACTGGAAGGCCTACGAGTACGGCTGCAAGGGCGTGACCGTGTACCGCGACGGATCCAAGACCTCCCAGGTCCTGTGCACCGGCGACGCCGAAAAGAAAAAGGAGGAGGCCGCCAAGGGCAAGTCCATCGTCAAGGACCGTCCGGACGTCATCTACGGCTTCACCCAGAAGATTCCCACCGGCCTGGGCATGCTCTTCCTGACCGTCAACGAGGTCAACAACAAGCCGTTCGAGGTCTTCGCCACCATCGGCAAGTCCGGCGGATCCATCACGGCCAAGGCCGAGGCCATAGGCCGCCTGGTCTCCCTGGCCCTGCGCTCCGGCGTGGAAGTCCGAGAGATCGTCCAGCAGCTCAAGGGCATCGGCGGCGAAAACCCGAAATTCATGAAAAAGCACCTGGTCAAGTCCATCCCGGACGCCATCGCCTACGTGTTCGAGTCCCGCTACCTGAGCGGCGATCACGTGGACGGCGAAGTGGCCTCCCTCAACCGTGAGCTCTGCCCCGAATGCGGCGAGCCCCTGGTCTTCGAGGAAGGCTGCCACATGTGCAAGTCCTGCGCCTACACCAAGTGCGGCGGCTGA
- a CDS encoding M48 family metalloprotease, translating to MKPMHIRPRPSRREFLRAGAMTVAAAGLAGCAKNPVTGQSQFMLVSEEQEIKMDKEASPQQLSNDYGTTLDTSLNKYVSGVGRSLADVSHRPQMPYNFHVVNANYVNAYAFPGGTVACTRGILLNVDNEAEMAALLGHEIGHVNARHTASRMSSQMVIGGLSTLGGAAIGAKYGGAWGTVAGGLGGLGAGLLLASYSRDDERQADALGLEYMTRADYNPEGMVGLMEMLNEQHSREPSAIEVMFATHPMSSERLATARQAVNKKYYGAKKYAFYRERYMDNTVDLRKLGPAIRDMQDAEKLGGEKKYTEAEDKMGRALKLAPNDYTGLLLMSKILITQEKYGAALPYAEHASEVYPGEPQASQVAGVLQLKAKQYDKALASFEAYDKALPGNPYVGFYKGYAQEGLDHRREAADLYYKFLQKVNKGDQAQHAYNRLVEWGYVR from the coding sequence ATGAAACCGATGCATATACGTCCACGCCCGTCGCGGCGGGAATTTCTCAGGGCCGGGGCAATGACCGTGGCCGCGGCCGGGCTGGCCGGGTGCGCCAAGAATCCGGTCACCGGCCAGAGCCAGTTCATGCTGGTCAGCGAGGAGCAGGAGATCAAGATGGACAAGGAGGCCTCGCCCCAGCAATTGTCCAACGACTACGGAACCACCCTGGACACCTCGCTGAACAAGTACGTGTCCGGCGTGGGACGGTCCCTGGCGGACGTCTCCCACCGGCCGCAGATGCCCTACAACTTCCACGTGGTCAACGCCAACTACGTCAACGCCTACGCCTTTCCCGGCGGGACCGTGGCCTGCACGCGCGGCATCCTGCTCAACGTGGACAACGAGGCCGAGATGGCCGCGCTGCTCGGCCACGAGATCGGCCACGTCAACGCGCGGCACACGGCCTCGCGCATGAGCTCGCAGATGGTCATCGGCGGGCTGAGCACCTTGGGCGGGGCGGCCATCGGGGCCAAGTACGGAGGTGCCTGGGGCACGGTGGCGGGCGGCCTGGGAGGTCTCGGGGCCGGGCTGCTCCTGGCCTCCTACAGCCGCGACGACGAGCGCCAGGCCGACGCCCTGGGCCTGGAATACATGACCCGCGCCGACTACAACCCCGAAGGCATGGTCGGGCTCATGGAGATGCTCAACGAGCAGCACTCGCGCGAGCCGAGCGCCATCGAGGTCATGTTCGCCACCCACCCCATGAGTTCCGAGCGGCTGGCCACGGCCCGCCAGGCCGTGAACAAGAAGTATTACGGGGCCAAGAAATACGCCTTCTACCGCGAGCGCTACATGGACAACACCGTGGACCTGCGCAAGCTCGGCCCGGCCATCCGGGACATGCAGGACGCGGAAAAGCTCGGCGGCGAGAAGAAGTACACCGAGGCCGAGGACAAGATGGGCCGGGCCCTGAAGCTGGCCCCCAACGACTATACCGGCCTGTTGCTTATGTCCAAGATCCTGATCACCCAGGAAAAATACGGCGCTGCCCTGCCCTATGCCGAGCACGCCAGCGAGGTCTACCCCGGCGAACCCCAGGCCAGCCAGGTGGCCGGCGTGCTCCAGCTCAAGGCCAAACAGTACGACAAGGCCCTGGCCAGCTTCGAGGCCTACGACAAGGCCCTGCCCGGCAACCCCTACGTGGGCTTCTACAAGGGATACGCCCAGGAAGGCCTGGACCATCGGCGAGAAGCGGCTGATTTGTATTATAAATTCCTGCAGAAGGTGAACAAGGGCGATCAGGCTCAACACGCATACAACCGCTTGGTTGAGTGGGGGTATGTGCGGTAG
- a CDS encoding ABC transporter transmembrane domain-containing protein: MPHPNEHKRITKTSLYSWVLYKSVPLQLTVVGIIVVTVAMRVVPLEMQKRIINQAIGMKDVPALWRYCALYIGSVTLAGVLKFAINLMQVHIGERALKTIRERLYEHLLSLPVQFYRRTSPGNVISYLITEFIPVASFIGQAVAVPAVNVLTFLAMAGYMINLNPTIGLISISIYPIELFILPRIQKYFRRANRRRIKHTQALSGLVGEAISGVHEVHSNASIPLEKQRFSKVLDKLYKATVLQNGIKFGIKFVNNFFMSLGPFVLFLIGGWYAIQGRFDVGAIVAFLSAYEKLYDPWKELMEFWQVYQDSSVRYKQIMRAFDHSAEFRQVAEGREPYHLDNDVEIRNLSFVVGGNVRLLDNVSLTIKGGEHVALVGFSGSGKSTLALCVAQLYKYTGGSVLLGGREVSELTKQDISYNLGMVAQHPFIFDGTVKENLLYSCRSLAMQGGHCPGGDETNLDELIKITQQVGLFTDVLAFALRSRLDPRADNQVLKEAILASRKEFQEGQAGMYADVAEHIEFFDMESYSRYMTVAENIAFGAANEEMFDQEHLHVHPQFQAFLEDHGLSAHLTVLGETLARLVTDELGPEPSHEDFKDCPIPEAEYGDYQKVANRLDSGEPLSEQEQALIFKLAMGYIPGIHKQVVLDKGFANRVVRSRQDFMDLVTERYPGAFTFFTHDKYIDALNIQDNILFGRVRTDAQGAEEELNHRIMQALIMQGALEPVVEMGLNFQVGSMGDRLSGGQRQKVALARTFLKVPPVLILDEATAALDNKSQARVQNILTSNWKGKSTVLAVIHRLDMLPYYDKVVVLKAGRIVEQGEYQELLDRKGALYTLIHGKEE; encoded by the coding sequence ATGCCGCACCCCAACGAACACAAACGCATCACCAAAACCTCCCTCTATTCCTGGGTCCTGTACAAGAGCGTCCCGCTGCAATTGACCGTGGTGGGCATCATCGTGGTCACCGTGGCCATGCGCGTGGTCCCGCTGGAAATGCAAAAAAGGATCATCAACCAGGCCATCGGCATGAAGGACGTCCCGGCCCTGTGGCGATACTGCGCCCTGTACATCGGGTCCGTGACCCTGGCCGGGGTGCTCAAGTTCGCCATCAACCTGATGCAGGTGCACATCGGGGAACGGGCGCTCAAGACCATCCGCGAGCGGCTCTACGAACACCTGCTCTCCCTGCCGGTCCAGTTCTACCGCCGCACCTCGCCCGGCAACGTCATCTCGTACCTGATCACCGAGTTCATCCCGGTGGCCTCTTTCATCGGCCAGGCCGTGGCCGTGCCCGCGGTCAACGTCCTGACCTTCCTGGCCATGGCCGGATACATGATCAACCTGAACCCGACCATCGGGCTGATCTCCATTTCCATCTATCCGATCGAACTCTTCATCCTGCCGCGCATCCAGAAATATTTCCGCCGGGCCAACCGCCGCCGCATCAAACACACCCAGGCGCTGTCCGGGCTGGTGGGCGAGGCCATCTCCGGCGTGCACGAGGTCCACTCCAACGCCTCCATCCCGCTGGAAAAGCAGCGTTTCTCCAAAGTCCTGGACAAGCTTTACAAGGCCACGGTGCTGCAGAACGGGATCAAGTTCGGGATCAAGTTCGTGAACAACTTCTTCATGAGCCTCGGGCCGTTCGTCCTCTTCCTCATCGGCGGCTGGTACGCCATCCAGGGCCGCTTCGACGTGGGCGCCATCGTGGCCTTCCTGTCCGCCTACGAAAAGCTCTACGACCCGTGGAAGGAGCTCATGGAGTTCTGGCAGGTCTACCAGGACAGTTCCGTGCGCTACAAGCAGATCATGCGCGCCTTCGACCACTCGGCCGAGTTCAGGCAGGTCGCCGAGGGGCGCGAGCCCTACCACCTGGACAACGACGTGGAGATCCGCAACCTGTCCTTCGTGGTCGGCGGCAACGTCCGCCTGTTGGACAACGTCTCCCTGACGATCAAGGGCGGAGAGCACGTGGCCCTGGTCGGCTTCTCGGGCTCGGGCAAGTCCACCCTGGCCCTGTGCGTGGCCCAGCTCTACAAGTACACGGGCGGCAGCGTGCTGCTCGGCGGCCGCGAGGTCTCGGAACTGACCAAGCAGGACATCTCCTACAACCTGGGCATGGTCGCCCAGCACCCGTTCATCTTCGACGGCACGGTCAAGGAGAACCTGCTCTACTCCTGCCGCTCCCTGGCCATGCAGGGCGGGCACTGTCCGGGCGGTGACGAGACGAACCTGGACGAGCTGATCAAGATCACCCAGCAGGTGGGGCTGTTCACCGACGTGCTGGCCTTCGCCCTGCGCTCCCGCCTAGACCCCAGGGCCGACAACCAGGTGCTCAAGGAGGCCATCCTGGCCTCGCGCAAGGAGTTCCAGGAGGGCCAGGCGGGCATGTACGCGGACGTGGCCGAGCACATCGAATTCTTCGACATGGAGTCCTACTCCCGGTACATGACCGTGGCCGAGAACATCGCCTTCGGCGCGGCCAACGAGGAGATGTTCGACCAGGAACACCTGCACGTTCACCCCCAGTTCCAGGCCTTCCTGGAGGACCACGGGCTGAGCGCGCACCTGACCGTCCTGGGCGAGACACTGGCCCGCCTGGTCACCGACGAACTCGGCCCGGAACCCTCCCACGAAGACTTCAAGGACTGTCCCATCCCCGAGGCCGAGTACGGCGACTACCAGAAGGTGGCCAACCGGCTGGATTCGGGCGAGCCCCTGTCCGAACAGGAACAGGCGCTGATCTTCAAGCTGGCCATGGGCTACATCCCGGGCATCCACAAGCAGGTGGTCCTGGACAAGGGGTTCGCCAACCGCGTGGTCCGCTCCCGCCAGGACTTCATGGACCTGGTCACCGAACGCTATCCGGGAGCCTTCACCTTCTTCACCCACGACAAGTACATCGACGCCCTGAACATCCAGGACAACATCCTGTTCGGCCGCGTGCGCACCGACGCCCAGGGGGCCGAGGAGGAGCTGAACCACCGGATCATGCAGGCCCTGATCATGCAGGGCGCGCTCGAACCCGTGGTCGAGATGGGCCTGAACTTCCAGGTGGGCTCCATGGGCGACCGCCTGTCCGGCGGGCAGCGCCAGAAGGTGGCCCTGGCCCGGACCTTCCTCAAGGTCCCGCCCGTGCTCATCCTGGACGAGGCCACGGCCGCCCTGGACAACAAGTCCCAGGCCCGGGTGCAGAACATCCTGACCTCCAACTGGAAGGGCAAGTCCACGGTCCTGGCGGTCATCCACCGCCTGGACATGCTGCCCTATTACGACAAGGTCGTGGTCCTCAAGGCGGGCCGCATCGTGGAGCAGGGTGAATACCAGGAGCTCCTGGACCGCAAGGGCGCGCTGTACACCCTGATCCACGGCAAGGAAGAGTAG
- a CDS encoding linear amide C-N hydrolase has protein sequence MTLTASNLPAFGLLAALAVFAVILLAHPRAASACSRATYLGPGNIVITTRSNDWVGSQHSNLWIYPRGIERDGAAGADSLRWTSKYGSVTVAGWDLTTIDGMNEAGLVANVLYLAESDYGKPVPGKKALSLAAWGQYVLDSFATVTEAVEELRKAAFYIAAPGTPDGHAGTAHLSITDPSGDSAIFEYLDGRLVIHHGRRCQVMTNSPTYDQQLALTAYWDAIGGTTMLPGTNRASDRFVRASFYIKAIPQTADINEALASAFGVIRNVSVPLGITTPGQPNISSTQWRAVSDQKNKVYYFESPRSPYLVWIPLAEIDFSPKAPTQKISLTQGSVLLVDGKPFSGDAARLGTPAKPFAFLEAGAR, from the coding sequence ATGACTCTGACGGCAAGTAACCTGCCCGCATTCGGTCTGTTGGCGGCGCTGGCGGTCTTCGCAGTGATTCTGCTGGCCCATCCGCGCGCGGCGTCCGCCTGCAGCCGGGCCACCTATCTCGGCCCCGGAAACATCGTCATAACGACCCGCTCGAACGATTGGGTGGGCTCGCAGCACTCGAACCTCTGGATCTATCCCCGGGGGATCGAACGGGACGGCGCCGCCGGTGCCGACTCCCTTCGCTGGACGTCGAAATACGGCAGCGTGACCGTGGCCGGCTGGGACCTGACCACCATCGACGGCATGAACGAGGCCGGCCTGGTGGCCAACGTCCTCTATCTGGCCGAATCCGATTACGGAAAGCCGGTCCCCGGCAAGAAGGCCCTGTCCCTGGCGGCCTGGGGCCAATACGTCCTGGACAGCTTCGCCACCGTGACCGAGGCGGTGGAGGAACTGCGCAAGGCGGCGTTCTACATCGCCGCGCCCGGCACCCCGGACGGGCACGCCGGGACCGCGCACCTGTCGATCACCGACCCGAGCGGCGATTCGGCCATATTCGAATACCTCGACGGCCGCCTGGTCATCCATCACGGCCGCCGGTGCCAGGTCATGACCAACTCGCCCACCTACGACCAGCAGCTCGCCCTGACCGCCTACTGGGACGCCATCGGCGGGACCACCATGCTCCCCGGCACCAACCGGGCGAGCGACCGCTTCGTCCGGGCCTCCTTCTACATCAAGGCGATCCCGCAAACCGCCGACATCAACGAAGCGCTGGCCAGCGCGTTCGGCGTGATCCGCAACGTGTCCGTGCCCCTGGGCATCACCACGCCGGGCCAGCCCAACATCAGCTCGACGCAATGGCGCGCGGTCTCGGACCAGAAAAACAAGGTCTACTACTTCGAGTCGCCGCGCAGCCCCTACCTCGTCTGGATTCCCCTGGCCGAGATCGACTTCTCGCCCAAGGCCCCGACGCAAAAAATCAGCCTGACCCAAGGCTCCGTCCTGCTGGTCGACGGCAAACCGTTTTCCGGCGACGCCGCCCGGCTGGGCACCCCGGCGAAACCGTTCGCGTTCCTCGAAGCCGGAGCCCGGTAG
- a CDS encoding pyridoxal phosphate-dependent aminotransferase: protein MRISERLARIKPSATLAVNTKAQELQAQGREIVSLAVGQPDFCTPINVCEAAKAALDDGFTRYTAVPGIPELREAVAGYYGRFYGAKAGAANAIVCNGGKQVLYNLLMALVNPGDEVLIPAPYWVSYPAMVQLADGESVFVPTSADDGYLVTLEGLEAARTDRTRVLILNSPSNPTGCCYTQAQMEAIAEWARRNGIFLISDEVYDRLVYAPFEPASLAKTWELYPETIAIVGALSKSFCMTGWRVGYALAHEDLVKAMTKIQGQSTSNINSIAQRAAVAALNGPWEVVDEMKQAFVGRRDLAYEIITGWGAPCPKPDGAFYLFPVLDKFYTADAPDSAAMCTKILEEVGVALVPGSAFGDDKCIRFSYAVDDEVLKSALAKVGSVLLGK from the coding sequence ATGCGAATTTCCGAACGTCTGGCGAGGATCAAGCCGTCCGCGACTCTGGCGGTGAACACCAAGGCGCAGGAGCTGCAGGCCCAGGGACGCGAGATCGTCAGCCTGGCCGTGGGGCAGCCCGACTTCTGCACTCCCATCAACGTCTGCGAGGCGGCCAAGGCCGCCCTGGACGACGGCTTCACCCGCTACACCGCCGTGCCCGGCATCCCCGAGCTGCGCGAGGCCGTGGCCGGGTACTACGGCCGCTTCTACGGCGCCAAGGCCGGGGCGGCCAACGCCATCGTCTGCAACGGGGGCAAGCAGGTCCTGTACAACCTGCTCATGGCCCTGGTGAACCCCGGCGACGAGGTGCTCATCCCGGCCCCGTACTGGGTCAGCTACCCGGCCATGGTCCAGCTGGCCGACGGCGAGTCCGTGTTCGTGCCCACCTCCGCGGACGACGGCTACCTGGTCACCCTGGAAGGGCTGGAGGCCGCGCGCACGGACAGGACCAGGGTGCTCATCCTCAACTCGCCGTCCAACCCCACGGGCTGCTGCTACACCCAGGCCCAGATGGAGGCCATCGCCGAATGGGCGCGCAGGAACGGCATCTTCCTCATCTCGGACGAGGTCTACGACCGGCTGGTCTACGCCCCGTTCGAGCCCGCCTCCCTGGCCAAGACCTGGGAACTGTACCCAGAGACCATCGCCATCGTGGGCGCGCTGTCCAAGTCGTTCTGCATGACCGGCTGGCGCGTGGGCTACGCCCTGGCCCACGAGGATCTGGTCAAGGCCATGACCAAGATCCAGGGCCAATCCACGTCCAACATCAACTCCATCGCTCAGCGCGCGGCGGTGGCCGCCCTGAACGGCCCGTGGGAGGTCGTTGACGAGATGAAGCAGGCCTTTGTCGGCCGCCGCGACCTCGCCTATGAGATCATCACCGGCTGGGGCGCGCCCTGCCCCAAGCCCGACGGGGCGTTCTACCTCTTCCCCGTGCTGGACAAGTTCTACACAGCCGACGCCCCGGATTCGGCGGCCATGTGCACCAAGATCCTCGAAGAGGTCGGGGTGGCCCTGGTGCCGGGGTCCGCGTTCGGCGACGACAAGTGCATCCGCTTCTCGTACGCCGTGGATGATGAGGTGCTCAAGTCGGCCCTCGCCAAGGTCGGGTCTGTGCTGCTCGGGAAATAG
- a CDS encoding glutamine amidotransferase, whose translation MHKFLIVKVGGTFADYAAERGDFEDWTARGMALADGSWECVNAQAGEFPPDPAGYAGAVITGSHDMVTDALPWITDAAAWVRRAVRAGLPVLGICFGHQLMADALGGRADYHPSGVEIGTADITRTRASADDPLFRGLPEVFPGHVTHSQTALKLPEGATLVATGSHDPHQAFRVGESAWGVQFHPEFDAPAIREYIRRREADLEAAGRDVAAIRDTVRDTPQSASLLRLFADYCRSR comes from the coding sequence ATGCATAAATTCCTGATTGTGAAAGTGGGCGGCACCTTCGCCGACTACGCGGCCGAGCGCGGTGATTTCGAGGACTGGACAGCGCGGGGCATGGCCCTTGCGGACGGCTCGTGGGAGTGCGTCAACGCGCAGGCCGGGGAATTCCCGCCCGATCCGGCGGGCTACGCGGGCGCGGTGATCACCGGCTCCCACGACATGGTCACGGACGCGCTCCCCTGGATCACGGACGCGGCGGCCTGGGTGCGCCGGGCGGTCCGGGCCGGGCTGCCCGTGCTGGGGATCTGTTTCGGGCACCAGCTCATGGCCGACGCCCTGGGCGGCCGGGCCGACTACCACCCGAGCGGGGTGGAGATCGGCACGGCGGACATCACCCGCACCCGCGCCTCCGCGGACGACCCGCTGTTTCGCGGGCTGCCCGAGGTCTTCCCGGGCCATGTGACCCACTCCCAGACCGCGCTGAAGCTGCCCGAGGGCGCGACGCTGGTGGCCACGGGCTCCCACGACCCGCACCAGGCCTTCCGCGTGGGCGAATCCGCCTGGGGCGTGCAGTTCCACCCCGAGTTCGACGCGCCCGCCATCCGCGAATACATCCGCCGCCGCGAGGCCGACCTCGAAGCGGCGGGCCGCGACGTGGCCGCCATCCGGGACACGGTGCGCGACACGCCGCAATCAGCCTCCCTGCTCCGGCTGTTCGCGGATTATTGCCGGTCCCGCTAG
- a CDS encoding carboxymuconolactone decarboxylase family protein, translating to MPEPAEKATELFRQMNKNRRDVFKAYQGFTAAIKKGSAIEDKYQSLILIACSILTQCDMCISLHVQNAVTHGATKDEIIDAGLLAVAMGGSPKMMHMRYVYEELDKLYE from the coding sequence ATGCCGGAACCCGCAGAGAAGGCAACCGAACTCTTCCGCCAGATGAACAAGAACCGCCGCGACGTCTTCAAGGCGTACCAGGGGTTCACCGCCGCCATCAAGAAGGGCAGCGCCATCGAGGACAAGTACCAGTCCCTGATCCTGATCGCCTGCTCCATCCTGACCCAGTGCGACATGTGCATCTCGCTCCACGTGCAGAACGCCGTGACCCACGGCGCGACCAAGGACGAGATCATCGACGCGGGATTGCTCGCGGTGGCCATGGGCGGCTCCCCCAAGATGATGCACATGCGCTACGTCTACGAAGAGCTCGACAAGCTGTACGAATAA